Genomic DNA from Fimbriimonas ginsengisoli Gsoil 348:
ACAACTACGGGAAGGATGTGCTCTCGCGAATGGCGGTCTTCCAAGACCTGATCTAACAACGTAGCATCGGCTCCCAGCCGATGAGCGGAATCCTTGCGATCCCTCCAGACGCGACGTCTGGAGGGTCCCGCGAGAGCGCGGTTGCGTCTCCAAGGTCGTCCTGGATGAACGAGAGGCTATTACTCGGGCGGGCCGCCCGTGCCACGTTTGCTCATCGGCTGGGAGCCGATGCTACGTTTTGGACAATACGCGGGCGAGGAATTCTCGCGTTCTGGGTTCGCGGGGGTTGACGAGGACTTGCTCGGGAGGGCCGTCTTCCAAGATTAGGCCGTTATCCAGGAACAGCACTCGGGTTGCGACGTCGCGGGCGAAGGCGATCTCGTGGGTGGCGACGATCATCGTCATGCCGGACTTCGCGAGGTCTCGCATGACCTCGAGCACCTCGCCTACGAGCTCAGGGTCGAGGGCGGAGGTCGGCTCGTCGAACAGCATAATCGCCGGCTTGAGCGCGAGCGCGCGGGCGATCGCCACTCGTTGTTGCTGACCACCCGAGAGCTCGCCCGGGTAGGCCTCTTCCTTCGCTTCCAGCTTGACCTGCTTCAAGAGCGCCCGACCTTCCGCCGCCACCTCTTCTTCGGAACGCTTCAACACCTTCCGGGGGGCAAGCGTGATATTCCCCAAAGCCGTAAGGTGCGGGAAGAGGTTGAAACGCTGGAACACCATCCCGATCTGGCGGCGAATCGCATTCACGTTTTCGGGAGTCACTGGATCGCCTCGGAAGGTGACGCCACCGCTAGTTGGAGCCTCCAGACGGTTGACGCACCGGAGCAAGGTCGACTTGCCGCTGCCGGAGGCGCCGATGAGGGCCACGACGTCGCCTTCACCGACCTTGAGGTCGATCCCCTTGAGAACCTCATTGCTGCCGAAGCTCTTGTGCAGATCCTTGATCGTTAGGACGCTCATACCGCCACCTTCTTGGCCCGCGGCCTCGAAATCGGTTGCCATTTCTGCTCGAGCCGGCGTACGAGCCACGTTAACGGGAGGGTCATGACCAAATAGAAAACCGCGACGGTGAGATAGACCGTGGTGGGAGAACCGGAGTTGGTGGCGATCTCTTTGCCGGCCCGCATCAGCTCGCTGAGCGCGACCACCGAAACCAGCGAAGAATCTTTGAGGAGGGCGACCGCCTCGTTGGTGAGCGGGGGCAAGACTCGGCGTAGGGTTTGGGGAAGAATCACCCAACGCATGGCGGTCGGATAATCCATGCCGAGCGAGCGAGCCGCTTCCA
This window encodes:
- a CDS encoding amino acid ABC transporter ATP-binding protein; amino-acid sequence: MSVLTIKDLHKSFGSNEVLKGIDLKVGEGDVVALIGASGSGKSTLLRCVNRLEAPTSGGVTFRGDPVTPENVNAIRRQIGMVFQRFNLFPHLTALGNITLAPRKVLKRSEEEVAAEGRALLKQVKLEAKEEAYPGELSGGQQQRVAIARALALKPAIMLFDEPTSALDPELVGEVLEVMRDLAKSGMTMIVATHEIAFARDVATRVLFLDNGLILEDGPPEQVLVNPREPRTREFLARVLSKT